The following proteins come from a genomic window of Macadamia integrifolia cultivar HAES 741 chromosome 14, SCU_Mint_v3, whole genome shotgun sequence:
- the LOC122060716 gene encoding uncharacterized protein LOC122060716: MSKKLSILQVSLGTENAGSSEKIKKQNIEEEAMKDFFLAVGEETTKKAHQEEEKDGPAVEKESNNLDPKDQNNLTSSQNDASENHIPDEEVKSSHFVPVEEDLETTASTDKKDIMTIKENLDVSSTPNTPDEEAPKGKAVNEPQEAPHQEPTELIHKSIITNEVNTESTTEKIVAKEFIEVGKLKTTSSDLVSNPSNIVEDLHPKEQEVPTNKSNASSLTEISQAKTPKQEGHMTEDEERNSWVLIKLETGETSLETGENEGYPINNEAPVQEILKKDAKEMNDADANIANRGETPAPKWQERVIFPSTEQTIEESSIRDSPEVPDTTGNLVFEEQSHVKTSLMHEIENSKSTNFEDADTFEKISISDAQPSDRELPQKVDSVMLPEVTEISQNIEKLEKAADATTEESTQTKIQTRDIDNPSVPQHSIVESKEGDEVEDHGPGEAMGTESKEKGVEYSGEIIMEDVKPMHKKSHNILSGVGSKVMHSFAKVKKVIACTHPPPEATYTKIRK; the protein is encoded by the exons ATGTCAAAAAAATTATCTATTTTACAGGTGTCTCTTGGAACTGAAAATGCTGGATCAAgtgagaaaattaaaaaacagaACATAGAGGAGGAAGCTATGAAGGATTTCTTTCTCGCTGTAGGAGAAGAAACAACTAAAAAGGCCCatcaagaagaggaaaaggatgGACCAGCGGTCGAGAAGGAATCAAACAATTTGGACCCCAAAGATCAGAATAATTTAACAAGCAGCCAAAATGATGCCTCGGAAAACCACATTCCAGATGAAGAG GTTAAGAGTTCTCATTTTGTACCGGTGGAGGAGGACTTAGAAACAACAGCTTCCACTGACAAGAAGGATATTATGACCATAAAAGAAAATCTTGATGTTTCATCTACTCCAAACACACCAGACGAAGAAGCACCCAAGGGAAAAGCAGTCAATGAGCCCCAGGAGGCCCCTCACCAAGAGCCTACAGAGCTGATTCACAAAAGCATCATAACAAATGAAGTGAACACAGAAAGCACTACAGAAAAAATTGTTGCAAAGGAATTCATTGAAGTTGGGAAGCTTAAGACAACCTCTTCAGACTTGGTATCTAACCCAAGTAACATTGTAGAAGACTTACATCCAAAAGAGCAAGAGGTACCCACCAATAAATCCAATGCTTCATCTCTCACTGAGATTTCACAAGCAAAAACACCAAAGCAAGAAGGCCATATgacagaagatgaagaaagaaacaGTTGGGTGTTGATCAAGCTAGAAACAGGTGAAACAAGCCTAGAAACAGGAGAGAATGAAGGGTATCCCATTAACAATGAG GCTCCAGTGCAAGAAATTTTaaagaaggatgccaaggaGATGAATGATGCTGACGCCAATATTGCAAATAGGGGAGAAACTCCAGCTCCAAAATGGCAAGAAAGGGTGATTTTCCCATCCACTGAACAGACCATTGAAGAAAGTAGCATCAGAGACAGCCCTGAAGTGCCTGATACTACAGGTAACTTGGTCTTTGAAGAGCAGAGCCATGTAAAGACCAGTTTGATGCATGAAATTGAGAATTCAAAAAGCACCAACTTCGAGGATGCTGACACCTTTGAGAAGATTTCTATATCTGATGCCCAGCCTTCAGACAGAGAGTTACCCCAAAAAGTGGATAGTGTGATGCTCCCAGAAGTCACTGAAATCTCCCAAAACATTGAGAAGCTTGAAAAGGCAGCTGATGCAACAACTGAAGAGAGTACACAGACAAAGATACAGACTAGAGATATAGATAATCCATCAGTGCCACAACATTCAATTGTGGAATCCAAAGAGGGAGATGAAGTAGAAGATCATGGACCCGGAGAAGCAATGGGAACTGAATCAAAAGAGAAAGGGGTAGAATACAGCGGAGAAATTATAATGGAAGATGTTAAGCCAATGCACAAGAAATCTCACAATATACTGTCGGGTGTAGGGTCCAAGGTCATGCATTCATTTGCAAAGGTAAAGAAGGTAATTGCTTGTACGCACCCCCCTCCCGAAGCCACCTAcaccaaaataagaaaatga
- the LOC122061852 gene encoding glutamate--glyoxylate aminotransferase 2: MSPKALDYESLNENVKKVQYAVRGELYLRASELQKEGKKIIFTNVGNPHALGQKPLTFPRQVVALCQAPFLLDDPNVGLIFPADAIARAKHYLSLTTGGLGAYSDSRGVPGVRKEVAEFIERRDGYPSDPELIFLTDGASKGVMQILNTIIRGEGDGVLVPVPQYPLYSAAISLFGGSLVPYYLEETANWGLDINNVRQSVAQARYRGITVRAMVIINPGNPTGQCLSDANVKEIVRFCIQENLALLADEVYQQNIYQDERSFVSARKVLLDMGPPLSRELQLVSFHSVSKGYWGECGQRGGYFEMTNIPPQTVDEIYKVASISLSPNVPAQIFLGLMVNPPKPGDISYEQFVRESKAILESLRRRAHIMTDGFNSCRNVVCNFTEGAMYSFPQIRLPPKAIETAKKAGKVPDVFYCLKLLEATGISTVPGSGFGQKEGVFHLRTTILPAEEEMPAIMASFKKFNDEFMEQYEDYKGYSRM, from the exons ATGTCACCAAAAGCATTAGACTATGAGTCGCTCAATGAGAATGTGAAGAAGGTCCAATATGCTGTTAGAGGTGAACTGTATCTTCGAGCTTCTGAGCTTcagaaggaaggaaagaag ATTATTTTTACGAATGTTGGCAATCCTCATGCTTTGGGACAGAAGCCACTGACTTTTCCTCGCCAG GTGGTGGCCCTATGCCAAGCTCCATTTCTATTGGACGATCCTAATGTGGGGCTTATCTTCCCAGCAGATGCCATTGCGAGGGCTAAACATTATCTTTCATTGACAACGGGTGGTCTAG GTGCCTATAGCGATTCCCGAGGAGTTCCAGGAGTAAGAAAGGAAGTGGCAGAATTTATTGAAAGGCGTGATGGTTATCCAAG TGACCCAGAACTCATATTTCTTACGGATGGCGCCAGCAAAGGAGTAATGCAGATCTTGAATACTATTATTCGTGGAGAAGGGGATGGG GTTTTAGTCCCAGTACCGCAGTATCCACTTTACTCTGCTGCAATATCATTATTTGGCGGTTCTCTTGTCCCATATTACCTGGAAGAGACTGCAAATTGGGGTCTTGATATCAATAATGTTCGCCAGTCTGTTGCGCAGGCTCGCTACAGAGGAATAACT GTCCGAGCCATGGTGATTATAAACCCTGGAAACCCTACAGGCCAGTGTCTTAGTGATGCTAATGTAAAGGAAATAGTACGTTTCTGTATCCAAGAAAACTTGGCCCTGCTTGCAGATGAAGTTTATCAGCAGAACATATACCAGGATGAGCGCTCTTTTGTGAGTGCAAGAAAG GTTTTGCTGGATATGGGCCCACCCCTTAGCAGGGAACTCCAACTTGTATCTTTCCACAGCGTCTCCAAAGGGTACTGGGGTGAATGTGGACAACGAGGAGGATACTTTGAGATGACAAACATTCCTCCACAG ACTGTCGATGAGATATATAAGGTTGCTTCCATATCACTCAGTCCAAATGTCCCTGCACAGATCTTT TTGGGATTGATGGTCAACCCCCCCAAGCCGGGAGACATCTCATATGAGCAGTTTGTTAGAGAGAG CAAAGCAATCCTTGAATCATTGAGGAGAAGAGCACACATAATGACAGATGGATTCAACAGTTGTAGAAATGTGGTTTGCAACTTCACAGAag GAGCAATGTATTCATTCCCCCAAATACGCCTACCACCAAAAGCAATTGAAACTGCCAAAAAGGCTGGTAAAGTCCCTGATGTTTTCTATTGTCTCAAGCTCTTGGAAGCGACAGGCATTTCCACAGTacctggttcagggtttggccAGAAGGAAGG GGTCTTCCACTTGAGGACAACCATCTTACCAGCTGAAGAAGAGATGCCTGCTATCATGGCTAGTTTCAAGAAGTTCAATGATGAGTTTATGGAGCAATATGAAGATTACAAAGGTTATTCAAGGATGTAA